Proteins encoded by one window of Shewanella avicenniae:
- a CDS encoding alpha/beta fold hydrolase: protein MNFVDSGSGFPIVLIHGLFGDCDNLKGLGRELEQLSFRVIRVDCPNHGKSAAIHPMTYPAMAAEIKATLDSIGIQQFMVVGHSMGGKIAMTLALSYPESVTAVVATDIAPVVYQPHHQKVFAGLNSMPADIKDRRAALAHLISHDIDEGTAQFLLKSLVRGDNQVSWKFNLAELIASYHYIVGWYNIEPNSIASYQGPILFLRGGDSNYVKAEYQAQIVAQFPHASAKTIEGTGHWLHAQKPAVFNRVVCDFIAKCAANS, encoded by the coding sequence GTGAATTTTGTTGATTCAGGCTCAGGTTTTCCCATTGTGCTTATTCATGGGCTATTTGGTGATTGCGACAATCTCAAAGGCCTTGGCCGCGAATTAGAACAACTGTCATTTCGGGTGATTCGCGTGGATTGTCCCAATCATGGTAAAAGTGCCGCCATTCACCCTATGACGTATCCAGCAATGGCCGCGGAGATAAAAGCCACGCTCGATAGTATCGGCATCCAGCAGTTTATGGTAGTTGGCCACTCCATGGGAGGAAAGATCGCCATGACCCTCGCACTCAGCTATCCAGAGAGTGTAACTGCGGTTGTGGCCACCGACATCGCGCCGGTTGTTTATCAACCCCACCATCAAAAGGTGTTCGCGGGGTTAAACAGCATGCCAGCCGACATTAAAGATCGCCGCGCCGCCCTTGCCCATCTGATATCGCATGACATTGACGAAGGAACGGCACAATTTCTGCTCAAAAGCTTAGTCCGTGGCGACAATCAGGTCAGTTGGAAGTTTAACTTAGCCGAACTCATTGCCAGTTATCATTACATTGTGGGTTGGTACAACATTGAACCCAATTCGATTGCCAGTTATCAAGGGCCGATTCTGTTCCTACGAGGCGGGGATTCAAACTACGTAAAGGCAGAGTATCAAGCGCAAATTGTGGCACAATTTCCACACGCATCAGCCAAGACCATTGAAGGTACGGGTCACTGGTTACATGCGCAAAAGCCTGCTGTATTCAATCGGGTAGTGTGTGATTTTATCGCCAAGTGTGCAGCAAATAGCTAA
- the ybfE gene encoding LexA regulated protein, whose protein sequence is MAKESADRTTIDLFSSEKRRGRPRSNPLSREQQLRVNKRNQIKRDREKGLKRIELKVSQDLFDALNERADASNISRSQLIEIILQENLAR, encoded by the coding sequence ATGGCAAAAGAATCTGCTGACAGAACGACGATCGACCTATTCTCGTCGGAAAAACGACGCGGTCGACCTAGAAGTAATCCGCTTTCTCGAGAACAACAGTTACGTGTTAACAAACGTAATCAAATTAAGCGAGATCGAGAGAAGGGTTTAAAACGAATAGAGTTAAAGGTGTCACAAGATTTGTTCGACGCCTTGAATGAGAGAGCTGACGCCAGTAACATCAGCCGCAGCCAGCTAATTGAGATCATTCTTCAGGAAAACCTGGCGCGATAA